A single Actinomadura algeriensis DNA region contains:
- a CDS encoding LolA-like protein translates to MDHPSSEPTDPGARPASPGRPAGPPERRRGRRRAAPRDVPVAGRAAHDPPPAAFGSGPAWRGTGPQDAPAPGPGAAPGTDAGRSGPVPPGVVPGRQRTMSKRNRTLLFAAGIAMAATAAGAGTMLTAARDEPSGPVAKPSATPPPAWSLAAGRRLTDGLGLRYTGTLTGAGGPAQLRLRISPEGSASGTLTAGARTALLATVDGVTYIKAGLEFWRVYAAGTEHPEYYAGGWAKAPVALPGVDVAKALAPESVARLLAKASADPKTEKVGGVPAYVVRAADAEYLVAVAAPHRLLGVRTSGRTALTLTAQPIADPAPMFEELRAHVRRLGGATDPTLHFTPGKLTFKNCDQNMNGCTVQVPATLSTWEGTVSADARASVRASITSKGRALGTCHGSAPVTDARTVSLSCTVAGKQWRTWMRAALNNPGSYPYQANARVVGEALAADDVEELLAELDAERRELVRAAAEARASAAPGATASPGGTAPDAPQAVTSQRP, encoded by the coding sequence GTGGACCACCCTTCCTCCGAGCCCACCGACCCCGGCGCGCGCCCCGCATCCCCCGGGCGCCCGGCCGGGCCTCCCGAGCGGCGGCGGGGCCGCCGCCGGGCGGCGCCGCGCGACGTGCCGGTCGCCGGACGGGCCGCGCACGACCCGCCGCCCGCCGCGTTCGGCAGCGGCCCGGCATGGCGGGGAACCGGGCCCCAGGACGCTCCCGCCCCCGGCCCCGGCGCCGCCCCAGGCACCGACGCCGGCCGCTCCGGGCCGGTGCCGCCGGGGGTCGTGCCGGGGCGGCAGCGGACGATGTCGAAGCGGAACCGGACGCTGCTGTTCGCGGCCGGGATCGCGATGGCGGCGACGGCGGCGGGCGCCGGCACGATGCTGACGGCCGCGCGCGACGAACCGTCCGGGCCGGTCGCGAAGCCGAGCGCGACGCCGCCGCCGGCGTGGTCGCTCGCGGCGGGTCGGCGGCTCACCGACGGGCTCGGGCTGCGGTACACGGGGACGCTCACCGGCGCGGGCGGTCCCGCGCAGCTGCGGCTGCGGATCAGCCCGGAGGGGTCGGCGAGCGGGACGCTGACGGCGGGGGCGCGGACCGCGCTGCTCGCGACGGTCGACGGCGTCACCTACATCAAGGCCGGGCTGGAGTTCTGGCGCGTGTACGCGGCGGGCACCGAGCATCCCGAGTACTACGCGGGCGGCTGGGCGAAGGCGCCGGTGGCGCTGCCCGGGGTGGACGTGGCGAAGGCGCTCGCGCCCGAGTCGGTGGCGCGGCTGCTCGCCAAGGCGTCCGCCGACCCGAAGACGGAGAAGGTCGGCGGCGTCCCCGCCTACGTGGTGCGGGCGGCGGACGCCGAGTACCTCGTCGCGGTCGCCGCACCGCACCGGCTGCTCGGCGTGCGCACGTCCGGGCGGACCGCGCTGACGCTCACGGCGCAGCCGATCGCGGACCCGGCCCCGATGTTCGAGGAACTGCGCGCGCATGTGCGGCGGCTGGGCGGCGCGACCGATCCGACGCTGCACTTCACGCCCGGCAAGCTGACGTTCAAGAACTGCGACCAGAACATGAACGGCTGCACCGTCCAGGTTCCGGCGACGTTGTCGACGTGGGAGGGGACGGTCTCGGCGGACGCGCGCGCGTCCGTGCGGGCCTCGATCACCTCGAAGGGGCGGGCGCTCGGGACGTGTCACGGTTCGGCGCCGGTGACCGACGCCCGGACGGTGTCCCTGAGCTGCACGGTGGCGGGCAAGCAGTGGCGGACGTGGATGCGCGCCGCGCTGAACAACCCCGGCTCGTACCCGTACCAGGCGAACGCCCGCGTCGTCGGGGAGGCGCTGGCGGCCGACGACGTCGAGGAGCTGCTCGCCGAGCTCGACGCCGAACGCCGGGAGCTGGTGCGGGCCGCGGCGGAGGCCCGTGCGTCCGCGGCGCCCGGCGCGACGGCGTCCCCGGGCGGCACGGCGCCGGACGCCCCGCAGGCGGTGACGTCGCAACGGCCGTGA
- a CDS encoding 2-oxoacid:acceptor oxidoreductase subunit alpha: MTKQVQQLDRVIIRFAGDSGDGMQLTGDRFTQETAAFGNDLSTLPNFPAEIRAPAGTLPGVSSFQLHFADHDILTPGDAPDVLVAMNPAALKANLGDLPRGADVLVNTDEFTKRNLAKVGYATNPVEDDSLAEYRVHALPLTSMTVTALTDFDISKKDAERAKNMFALGLLSWLYHRPTEGTIAFLERKFAKKPEIMKANIAAFQAGWSYGETTEAFSVQYEVKPAEHEAGLYRNITGNVALAYGLVASGVQSGLPVFLGSYPITPASDILHELSKHKRFGVRTFQAEDEIAAVGAALGASFGGSLGVTTTSGPGIALKSETIGLGVSTELPLLVIDVQRAGPSTGLPTKTEQADLLQAMHGRNGEAPVPVIAPQSPSDCFDAAIEAARIAVKYRTPVILLSDGYLANGSEPWKLPDVADLPTIEPDFAAPSDEEFQPFKRDPETLARPWAVPGTAGLEHRIGGLEKADGSGNISYDPSNHDKMVRLRQAKIDGIANDIAPLHVDDPSGAARVLVLGWGGTYGAISAGVRRVRATGQHVAQAHLRHLNPFPANLPEVLRSYDKVIVPEINLGQLALLLRGRYLVDVIGYNQVRGLPFKSDELQGVIQDVIDSE, encoded by the coding sequence GTGACCAAACAGGTCCAGCAGCTCGACCGCGTCATCATCCGCTTCGCCGGGGACTCCGGTGACGGCATGCAGCTGACCGGCGACCGCTTCACCCAGGAGACGGCCGCGTTCGGCAACGACCTTTCCACGTTGCCGAACTTCCCAGCCGAGATCCGCGCCCCCGCCGGGACCCTCCCCGGCGTGTCCAGCTTCCAGTTGCACTTCGCCGACCACGACATCCTCACGCCGGGCGACGCGCCCGACGTCCTGGTCGCGATGAACCCGGCCGCCCTCAAGGCCAACCTCGGGGACCTTCCCCGCGGGGCGGACGTCCTGGTCAACACCGACGAGTTCACCAAGCGCAACCTCGCCAAGGTCGGCTACGCGACCAACCCGGTCGAGGACGACTCGCTCGCCGAGTACCGGGTGCACGCGCTGCCCCTCACGTCCATGACGGTGACCGCCCTCACCGACTTCGACATCTCCAAGAAGGACGCCGAACGCGCGAAGAACATGTTCGCGCTCGGGCTCCTGTCGTGGCTCTACCACCGCCCCACCGAGGGGACGATCGCGTTCCTGGAGCGCAAGTTCGCCAAGAAGCCCGAGATCATGAAGGCCAACATCGCGGCCTTCCAGGCGGGCTGGAGCTACGGCGAGACCACCGAGGCGTTCTCGGTGCAGTACGAGGTCAAGCCGGCCGAGCACGAGGCGGGCCTGTACCGCAACATCACCGGCAACGTCGCGCTCGCGTACGGGCTCGTCGCGTCGGGCGTCCAGTCCGGGCTGCCGGTGTTCCTCGGCTCGTACCCGATCACCCCGGCGTCCGACATCCTGCACGAACTGTCCAAGCACAAGCGGTTCGGCGTCAGAACGTTCCAGGCCGAGGACGAGATCGCCGCCGTGGGCGCCGCGCTCGGCGCGTCCTTCGGCGGGTCGCTGGGCGTCACCACGACGTCCGGGCCGGGCATCGCGCTGAAGAGCGAGACGATCGGCCTCGGCGTCTCCACCGAACTGCCGCTGCTGGTCATCGACGTGCAGCGCGCGGGACCGTCCACCGGGCTGCCCACCAAGACCGAGCAGGCCGACCTGCTGCAGGCCATGCACGGCCGCAACGGCGAGGCGCCCGTCCCGGTGATCGCGCCGCAGTCGCCGTCCGACTGCTTCGACGCCGCGATCGAGGCCGCGCGTATCGCCGTCAAGTACCGCACGCCGGTCATCCTGCTGTCCGACGGCTACCTCGCGAACGGCTCCGAGCCGTGGAAGCTGCCGGACGTCGCGGACCTGCCCACGATCGAGCCCGACTTCGCGGCGCCGTCCGACGAGGAGTTCCAGCCGTTCAAGCGGGACCCCGAGACGCTCGCGCGCCCGTGGGCCGTCCCCGGCACCGCCGGGCTGGAGCACCGGATCGGCGGGCTGGAGAAGGCCGACGGGTCCGGGAACATCTCCTACGACCCGTCGAACCACGACAAGATGGTCCGCCTCCGGCAGGCCAAGATCGACGGCATCGCCAACGACATCGCGCCGCTGCACGTGGACGACCCGTCCGGCGCGGCCCGCGTGCTCGTCCTCGGCTGGGGCGGCACGTACGGCGCGATCTCCGCGGGCGTCCGCCGCGTCCGCGCCACCGGGCAGCACGTCGCCCAGGCCCACCTGCGGCACCTCAACCCGTTCCCCGCGAACCTGCCCGAGGTCCTGCGCTCCTACGACAAGGTCATCGTGCCGGAGATCAACCTGGGCCAGCTCGCGCTGCTGCTGCGCGGCCGGTACCTCGTGGACGTCATCGGCTACAACCAGGTCCGCGGACTGCCCTTCAAGTCCGACGAGCTGCAGGGCGTCATCCAGGATGTGATCGACAGTGAGTGA
- a CDS encoding 2-oxoacid:ferredoxin oxidoreductase subunit beta encodes MSEVNGNGHSPLSLVPKTDAKQTLKDFKTDQEVRWCPGCGDYAILAAVQSFLPELGLRKENITFVSGIGCSSRFPYYMNTYGFHSIHGRAPAIATGLATSRPDLSVWVVTGDGDSLSIGGNHLIHALRRNVNLKILLFNNRIYGLTKGQYSPTSELGKITKSTPMGSLDSPFNPISLAVGAEGTFVARTIDSDRKHLQSVLRAAAQHRGTALVEIYQNCNIFNDNAFEPLKDAEVRDDITVRLEHGEPIVFGADRSKGLRRTATGSLEVVNVADVDPSEIVVHDAHNPDPSHAFALSRLDSPAFEHTPIGIFRDVDRPSYDELMREQVDEAVENQGAGDLAALLGSGDTWRID; translated from the coding sequence GTGAGTGAAGTCAACGGCAACGGCCACAGCCCCCTCTCCCTGGTCCCGAAGACCGACGCGAAGCAGACGCTGAAGGACTTCAAGACCGACCAGGAGGTCCGGTGGTGCCCCGGCTGCGGTGACTACGCGATCCTCGCGGCCGTCCAGTCCTTCCTGCCCGAACTCGGGCTGCGCAAGGAGAACATCACGTTCGTGTCGGGCATCGGCTGCTCGTCCCGGTTCCCGTACTACATGAACACCTACGGGTTCCACTCGATCCACGGCCGCGCCCCCGCGATCGCGACGGGCCTCGCCACGTCCCGACCCGACCTGTCGGTCTGGGTCGTGACGGGCGACGGGGACTCGCTGTCGATCGGCGGCAACCACCTCATCCACGCGCTGCGCCGCAACGTCAACCTGAAGATCCTGCTGTTCAACAACCGGATCTACGGGCTGACCAAGGGCCAGTACTCCCCGACCTCCGAACTCGGCAAGATCACCAAGTCGACGCCGATGGGGTCGCTGGACTCGCCGTTCAACCCGATCTCGCTCGCCGTCGGCGCCGAGGGCACGTTCGTCGCCCGCACCATCGACTCCGACCGCAAGCACCTGCAGTCGGTGCTGCGCGCCGCCGCCCAGCACCGCGGCACCGCGCTCGTCGAGATCTACCAGAACTGCAACATCTTCAACGACAACGCGTTCGAGCCGCTGAAGGACGCCGAGGTCCGCGACGACATCACCGTCCGGCTGGAACACGGCGAACCGATCGTCTTCGGCGCCGACCGCTCGAAGGGCCTCCGGCGCACCGCGACCGGGTCCCTCGAGGTCGTGAACGTCGCCGACGTCGACCCGTCCGAGATCGTGGTGCACGACGCCCACAACCCGGACCCGTCCCACGCGTTCGCCCTGTCCCGCCTCGACTCGCCCGCGTTCGAGCACACCCCGATCGGCATCTTCCGCGACGTCGACCGCCCGTCGTACGACGAGCTGATGCGCGAACAGGTCGACGAGGCCGTCGAAAACCAGGGCGCCGGTGACCTCGCCGCCCTCCTCGGCAGCGGCGACACCTGGCGCATCGACTGA
- a CDS encoding SecDF P1 head subdomain-containing protein, protein MRVVPRRSKDRRRRNDDVPPPDEQATQPLADAPDTPAGSPAPGGSPAPRPAEPPPRNVRILGGVPYEDEQGTPRPSTPRPSAAPADGRQAPPEARADDTRPLTPRPAARETPSARTDAHPAAPAPPDATAPFGARADAPQAAPAHPGARAGDTVPGAGRGTETGAFGVRAEGAWTGRPAQGGGLGDPAEALGQESWGRPGPLEPWRHAGAVPRKARKADTDRRRARAAERRRAAAEAKRSRSATRRGPARRVTPRTARAADRHRSALLVMVLTLGLLIAAVAVTGGLIASSMRTRPVPLADPLHIYPVTQTTPGQCPAGTRGITGQSGGGATCYRLEQGLSIHEVSELHVQRSQMRQGGYDVALTLRPADRSAFADLTRSTVGRDLAFVVRDEIVTLPRVDMAITDGKVIVTGPQNRDAAARLVRELRGA, encoded by the coding sequence ATGCGGGTCGTGCCGCGCCGTAGCAAGGACCGTCGACGCCGGAACGACGACGTCCCGCCCCCGGACGAACAGGCCACGCAGCCGCTCGCCGACGCCCCGGACACCCCCGCCGGTTCGCCCGCGCCCGGCGGTTCGCCCGCGCCCCGGCCCGCCGAACCGCCCCCACGGAACGTCCGCATCCTCGGCGGCGTCCCCTACGAGGACGAACAGGGCACGCCCCGTCCGTCCACCCCCCGACCCTCCGCCGCGCCCGCAGACGGACGCCAGGCGCCCCCGGAGGCCCGCGCGGACGACACCCGTCCGCTCACACCCCGGCCCGCCGCCCGCGAGACACCCAGCGCGCGCACAGACGCTCACCCGGCGGCACCCGCACCCCCCGACGCCACCGCGCCGTTCGGCGCGCGCGCGGACGCTCCCCAGGCGGCGCCCGCGCATCCTGGTGCGCGGGCTGGCGACACGGTGCCGGGGGCTGGGCGGGGTACGGAGACCGGGGCGTTCGGGGTGCGGGCGGAAGGGGCCTGGACGGGACGGCCCGCACAGGGCGGCGGGCTGGGGGATCCGGCGGAGGCGCTGGGGCAGGAGAGCTGGGGACGGCCGGGGCCGCTGGAACCGTGGCGGCACGCGGGGGCGGTGCCGCGCAAGGCGCGGAAGGCCGACACCGACCGGCGGCGCGCGCGGGCGGCGGAGCGGCGGCGGGCGGCCGCCGAGGCCAAGCGGAGCCGGTCGGCGACCCGGCGCGGGCCGGCGCGGCGGGTGACGCCGCGGACGGCCCGGGCCGCCGACCGGCACCGGTCGGCGCTGCTGGTCATGGTGCTCACGCTCGGGCTGCTGATCGCGGCCGTGGCGGTCACCGGCGGGCTCATCGCGTCGTCGATGCGGACGCGGCCGGTGCCGCTGGCCGATCCGCTGCACATCTACCCGGTGACGCAGACGACGCCGGGGCAGTGCCCGGCCGGGACGCGCGGGATCACCGGGCAGTCGGGCGGCGGGGCCACCTGCTACCGGCTGGAGCAGGGGCTCTCGATCCACGAGGTGTCGGAACTGCACGTGCAGCGGTCGCAGATGCGGCAGGGCGGGTACGACGTCGCGCTGACGTTGCGGCCCGCGGACCGGAGCGCGTTCGCCGACCTCACCCGGTCGACCGTGGGCCGCGACCTGGCGTTCGTGGTCCGCGACGAGATCGTCACCCTGCCGCGGGTCGACATGGCCATCACCGACGGCAAGGTCATCGTGACGGGCCCGCAGAACCGGGACGCGGCCGCGCGGCTCGTCCGGGAACTGCGGGGCGCCTAG
- a CDS encoding YceI family protein, which translates to MDESRGLRGTVRTKDGWAVRHAIVTVTDLAGNQVAREQTGEDGVLAAGPLPAGTYTVIVTAMGFQPAAATMIVTGAGAADIGKVALARAGGTELPPPGPWTIDPAHSAVGAVAQHLGLSSVRGRFGAFEGRVDVAEPVEESRVTARIDASSIDTGNKLRDDHLRSADFLDVDEHPVIEYAGDRVTAAGPDRWTVHGRLTLNGRTRPVDLDLAYLGTGADPWGGVRAAFRATAELRRKDFGIRYNELLEAGIAMVGESLRVELEIQAVQGTELPQA; encoded by the coding sequence ATGGACGAGAGTCGGGGTCTGCGCGGCACGGTGCGGACGAAGGACGGCTGGGCGGTGCGGCACGCGATCGTCACCGTCACGGACCTGGCCGGGAACCAGGTGGCGCGAGAGCAGACCGGGGAGGACGGCGTGCTCGCCGCCGGCCCGCTCCCCGCCGGCACCTACACGGTCATCGTGACGGCGATGGGCTTCCAGCCCGCCGCCGCCACGATGATCGTGACCGGTGCGGGCGCCGCCGACATCGGCAAGGTTGCGCTGGCGCGCGCGGGCGGCACCGAACTGCCGCCGCCCGGACCGTGGACGATCGACCCCGCCCACTCGGCCGTCGGCGCCGTCGCGCAGCACCTCGGGCTGTCCAGCGTCCGCGGCCGGTTCGGCGCCTTCGAGGGACGCGTCGACGTCGCCGAACCCGTCGAGGAGTCGCGGGTGACCGCCCGCATCGACGCGTCGTCCATCGACACCGGCAACAAGCTGCGCGACGACCACCTGCGCTCCGCCGACTTCCTCGACGTCGACGAGCACCCCGTCATCGAGTACGCCGGCGACCGCGTCACCGCCGCGGGCCCCGACCGCTGGACCGTCCACGGGCGGCTCACCCTCAACGGGCGCACACGGCCCGTCGACCTCGACCTCGCCTACCTCGGGACGGGCGCCGACCCGTGGGGCGGCGTCCGGGCGGCGTTCCGCGCGACCGCCGAACTCCGCCGCAAGGACTTCGGCATCCGCTACAACGAGCTGCTGGAGGCCGGGATCGCGATGGTCGGCGAGAGCCTCCGCGTCGAGCTGGAGATCCAGGCCGTCCAGGGCACCGAACTCCCGCAGGCCTAG
- a CDS encoding MFS transporter, protein MARGSAATAEPEQEIPQYTHRQVLKILSGLMMAMLTAMISTSVISTALPTIVGELGGQDQLAWVASAALLTMTASTPLWGKLSDVFGRKLMFQSALLIFVLASVGAGLSQNVGQLIATRALQGLGVGGLSALAQVILGDVVEPRQRGRYAGYMGAVFGVATVAGPLLGGFIVDAGALGWRWCFYVCVPLALVAFFVIQKVLKLPKSHNDTTIDVFGGITITGAAAALMFLLSMGGDQFAWNSVWTYVLIGVTVVLTGLAVVAERTARDPILPPRLFRDRTFVVASIGLLCMAVAMFGAMIYMPQYLQIVKGMSPTVSGLMTLPLVVGMLITSTVSGQLVTRTGRYKIFPVVGMVFVAGSLLLLSRLHVDSSRVEIGTGLALLGIGLGLTLQILILAAQNSAARSDLASTTSGLSFFRNLGGAMGVAAFGSILTNRLGDEMAEGAREAGISLPAGGGGSLGSPDQIAALPEPIKHIVLTAFNNAVETVFIIGVPVAVLGFLVVLALKELPLRGGPAAAVPVGADGPQDGATIADIARPVASAQAGRHERTPAAPQADGELVGAGAVPYGTAASVNEMSRNGFNARTGDGTPRSAGADAADTGGGAEAAAAFAARPGGGAAPGGVPVRGVVRTSDGAPVPSAALTLIGVDGHQLARALTLADGRYALPTPGPGTYVLIAATGEHEPQAATLVVGDKPVEFDLLLAGNGGLTGTVRGADGLAVPNAMVVVTDVRGEVVGTGRTGPDGRYAFGDVVSGTYTLAVSAAAHRPVALPVDVGGNGQTVQDVEMPPGARVRGTVRNEAGQPVADARVTIVDAAGNVVAMMITGPDGEYAFADLTGGQYTVIASGYPPVATGLSLSGGGRDEHDLKLGHPEE, encoded by the coding sequence GTGGCTCGAGGGAGCGCGGCTACGGCCGAGCCTGAGCAAGAGATCCCGCAGTACACGCATCGTCAGGTCCTGAAGATCCTGTCCGGCCTGATGATGGCGATGCTGACCGCGATGATCTCGACGTCGGTGATCAGCACGGCGCTGCCGACGATCGTCGGCGAACTCGGGGGACAGGACCAGCTCGCCTGGGTGGCCAGCGCGGCGCTGCTGACGATGACGGCCTCGACGCCGCTGTGGGGCAAGCTGTCGGACGTCTTCGGCCGCAAGCTGATGTTCCAGAGCGCGCTGCTCATCTTCGTCCTGGCCTCGGTGGGCGCGGGACTGTCGCAGAACGTCGGGCAGCTCATCGCGACGCGGGCGCTGCAGGGCCTCGGCGTCGGCGGCCTGTCCGCGCTGGCGCAGGTCATCCTGGGGGACGTCGTCGAGCCGCGGCAGCGCGGACGCTACGCGGGGTACATGGGGGCGGTGTTCGGCGTCGCGACGGTCGCCGGCCCGCTGCTCGGCGGGTTCATCGTCGACGCGGGCGCCCTCGGCTGGCGCTGGTGCTTCTACGTGTGCGTCCCGCTCGCGCTGGTGGCGTTCTTCGTCATCCAGAAGGTCCTCAAGCTGCCGAAGTCGCACAACGACACCACCATCGACGTCTTCGGCGGCATCACCATCACCGGCGCCGCCGCCGCGCTGATGTTCCTGCTGTCCATGGGCGGCGACCAGTTCGCGTGGAACTCCGTCTGGACGTACGTCCTGATCGGCGTCACGGTCGTGCTGACCGGACTCGCCGTCGTCGCCGAGCGGACCGCGCGCGACCCGATCCTGCCGCCGCGGCTGTTCCGCGACCGGACGTTCGTGGTGGCGAGCATCGGGCTGCTGTGCATGGCCGTCGCCATGTTCGGCGCGATGATCTACATGCCGCAGTACCTGCAGATCGTCAAGGGGATGAGCCCGACGGTCTCCGGCCTGATGACGCTGCCGCTGGTCGTCGGCATGCTGATCACCTCGACCGTCTCCGGCCAGCTCGTCACCCGCACCGGCCGCTACAAGATCTTCCCGGTGGTCGGGATGGTGTTCGTCGCGGGCTCGCTGCTGCTGCTGTCGCGCCTGCACGTCGACTCGTCCAGGGTCGAGATCGGCACCGGCCTCGCGCTGCTCGGCATCGGGCTCGGGCTGACCCTGCAGATCCTGATCCTGGCCGCGCAGAACTCCGCCGCCCGCAGCGACCTCGCGTCGACCACGTCCGGGCTGTCGTTCTTCCGCAACCTGGGCGGCGCGATGGGCGTCGCCGCGTTCGGGTCGATCCTCACCAACCGGCTCGGCGACGAGATGGCCGAGGGCGCGCGCGAAGCGGGCATCTCCCTGCCCGCCGGCGGTGGCGGCTCGCTCGGCTCGCCCGACCAGATCGCGGCGCTGCCCGAGCCGATCAAGCACATCGTGCTCACCGCGTTCAACAACGCGGTGGAGACCGTCTTCATCATCGGCGTGCCGGTCGCGGTCCTCGGCTTCCTCGTGGTGCTCGCGCTCAAGGAGCTGCCGCTGCGCGGCGGCCCGGCCGCCGCCGTGCCCGTCGGCGCCGACGGTCCGCAGGACGGCGCGACCATCGCCGACATCGCCCGTCCGGTGGCGTCGGCCCAGGCCGGACGGCACGAGCGGACGCCCGCGGCCCCGCAGGCCGACGGGGAACTCGTCGGCGCGGGCGCCGTCCCGTACGGCACGGCCGCGTCGGTCAACGAGATGTCCCGCAACGGGTTCAACGCCCGGACCGGTGACGGAACGCCGCGCTCCGCGGGGGCGGACGCGGCGGACACCGGCGGCGGCGCCGAGGCGGCGGCGGCCTTCGCGGCCCGGCCGGGCGGCGGCGCCGCACCCGGCGGCGTCCCCGTCCGCGGCGTCGTCCGGACGTCCGACGGCGCGCCCGTCCCGTCCGCCGCGCTCACGCTGATCGGCGTGGACGGCCACCAGCTGGCGCGCGCGCTGACCCTCGCCGACGGACGGTACGCGCTCCCGACCCCCGGCCCCGGCACCTACGTGCTGATCGCGGCGACCGGGGAGCACGAGCCGCAGGCCGCGACGCTCGTCGTCGGCGACAAGCCGGTCGAGTTCGACCTGCTGCTGGCGGGCAACGGGGGCCTCACCGGCACGGTCCGCGGCGCCGACGGGCTCGCGGTGCCGAACGCGATGGTGGTCGTCACCGACGTGCGCGGCGAGGTCGTCGGCACCGGACGGACCGGGCCCGACGGACGGTACGCGTTCGGCGACGTCGTGTCCGGCACGTACACGCTCGCCGTGAGCGCCGCCGCGCACCGTCCGGTCGCGCTGCCCGTCGACGTCGGCGGCAACGGGCAGACCGTGCAGGACGTCGAGATGCCGCCCGGGGCGCGGGTGCGCGGCACCGTCCGCAACGAGGCGGGGCAGCCCGTCGCGGACGCCCGCGTCACGATCGTCGACGCGGCCGGCAACGTCGTCGCCATGATGATCACCGGGCCGGACGGGGAGTACGCGTTCGCCGACCTGACGGGCGGCCAGTACACCGTCATCGCGTCCGGCTATCCTCCGGTGGCCACCGGCCTGTCGCTGTCGGGCGGCGGACGGGACGAGCACGACCTGAAGCTCGGCCACCCGGAAGAGTGA
- a CDS encoding TetR/AcrR family transcriptional regulator, producing the protein MEAIQVTGPADVDGHPAAVDAEARPAARKRDREATRRRILDAARDLFGEHGYGGVTIRMIAAEANANTALVHRYFGSKADLFAEVLSGESVLRGVIAGGPEGLPRRLAEYFAHQVEHRSVTSVSRLLDRSAGHPEVKQSLLRYLEDAIVEPMVAQLDGPDPRARALLASTILMGGGPVRRLFGLNDLREGDPDELTDRLTAMFTAALAP; encoded by the coding sequence ATGGAGGCGATACAGGTAACCGGCCCCGCGGACGTCGACGGCCACCCCGCCGCGGTCGACGCCGAGGCGCGGCCGGCCGCCCGTAAGCGCGACCGGGAGGCCACCCGGCGGCGCATCCTGGACGCCGCCCGCGACCTGTTCGGCGAGCACGGATACGGCGGCGTCACCATCCGGATGATCGCCGCCGAGGCGAACGCGAACACCGCGCTCGTCCATCGCTACTTCGGGTCGAAGGCCGACCTGTTCGCCGAGGTCCTGTCCGGCGAGTCCGTCCTGCGCGGCGTCATCGCGGGCGGCCCCGAGGGCCTCCCCCGGCGCCTCGCCGAGTACTTCGCCCACCAGGTCGAACACCGCTCGGTGACCTCGGTGTCCCGGCTTCTCGACCGCTCCGCCGGGCACCCCGAAGTGAAGCAGAGCCTCCTGCGCTACCTCGAGGACGCCATCGTCGAGCCGATGGTCGCCCAGCTCGACGGGCCCGATCCGCGAGCGCGCGCGCTGCTCGCGTCCACGATCCTGATGGGCGGCGGGCCCGTCCGGCGACTCTTCGGCCTCAACGACCTCCGCGAGGGCGACCCCGACGAGCTCACCGACCGCCTCACCGCCATGTTCACCGCCGCCCTCGCGCCCTGA